One region of Dokdonia sp. 4H-3-7-5 genomic DNA includes:
- the pbpC gene encoding penicillin-binding protein 1C, whose protein sequence is MTRTSIIQFLKSHKVKLIILAGFFMYWLFSLPSPLFEDPHATVVESAEGELLGARIAGDGQWRFPALDSVPVKFEKCILLFEDEYFYTHPGFNPVAMGKAIWGNITTDKRRGGSTITQQVIRLSRKGTERSYMEKLVELIKATRLEAGYAKEEILNMYATYAPFGGNVVGLETAAWRYFGLPADRLSWGQMAALAVLPNNPSMVRPGKNEVTLSRKRNELLKKLWKTGEIDETTYELSLLEKLPGKPYPLPQLAPHLVERVKQESEGKRIQTTIKAPLQRSLNRLAKEHYGQLKQNEIYNLAMVVIDVNTKEVVGYVGNAPTDAAHQKDVDIVTKSRSTGSTLKPFLYAGMLDEGMLLPKTLVADIPTSINNYQPQNFNNEYSGAVAADVALARSLNVPAVRLLRQYGLDKFYGNLKEMNLGGINKPASHYGLAMILGGAESSLFELTKTYAGMANTLHTFNKSSSKYSASSFEEYTLRKLCATCDKKEENLHSEPSVFSAGAIYNTLETLRTVNRPNGEENWQFYEDAQPIAWKTGTSFGFKDAWAVGVTPQYAIGVWVGNADGEGRPGITGIQAAAPLFFDILRSLPMSGNWFDTPYDALAEINVCTKSGMKASVYCPLTESILAPVAGEHSAACPYHKQVYVDYSETYRVNSDCYELDKMKSKNYFALPASLAFYYSGKHPDYKELPTYLPNCGFSGEQPMVFIYPKNNEGVILPKNFDSEINDVVLKVAHRNPETKLFWYLDNNFIGSTEVFHELAIAPEVGTYVLTVVDAQGNELKKQIEVSRG, encoded by the coding sequence ATGACCAGAACATCCATCATACAGTTTTTAAAATCTCACAAAGTCAAGCTCATTATATTGGCGGGATTTTTTATGTATTGGTTGTTCTCTTTGCCTTCACCATTGTTTGAAGATCCGCATGCAACAGTGGTGGAGAGTGCAGAAGGTGAATTGCTGGGTGCGCGTATTGCGGGTGATGGGCAGTGGCGTTTTCCTGCACTAGACAGCGTTCCTGTAAAGTTTGAGAAGTGTATTCTTCTTTTTGAAGATGAGTATTTTTATACGCATCCTGGGTTTAATCCCGTGGCTATGGGGAAGGCCATCTGGGGAAATATTACAACAGATAAACGTCGTGGTGGCAGCACCATTACGCAACAAGTAATTAGACTTTCTAGAAAAGGAACAGAACGTTCTTACATGGAAAAGCTAGTCGAACTTATAAAGGCTACAAGGCTCGAAGCTGGATATGCTAAAGAGGAGATTCTTAATATGTATGCGACCTACGCGCCTTTCGGGGGTAATGTGGTAGGATTAGAGACTGCCGCTTGGCGATATTTTGGACTTCCGGCAGATCGTTTGAGCTGGGGGCAGATGGCAGCTTTAGCTGTTTTGCCTAACAATCCTAGTATGGTGCGACCGGGTAAAAATGAGGTAACGCTTTCGCGAAAGCGTAATGAGCTCCTTAAAAAACTCTGGAAAACTGGGGAAATAGATGAGACAACCTATGAGTTGTCACTCCTTGAAAAACTCCCAGGAAAACCCTATCCATTACCACAACTAGCACCACATCTAGTAGAGCGAGTAAAGCAAGAATCTGAGGGAAAGCGCATCCAGACCACTATAAAAGCACCACTGCAACGTTCATTAAATAGACTGGCAAAAGAGCATTACGGACAGTTAAAGCAGAATGAGATTTACAACCTTGCCATGGTTGTGATAGATGTAAATACGAAGGAAGTAGTGGGTTATGTGGGAAACGCACCTACAGATGCTGCACATCAAAAGGATGTTGATATAGTAACAAAGTCACGAAGCACTGGAAGCACGCTGAAACCTTTTTTATATGCCGGAATGCTAGACGAAGGCATGCTCTTGCCTAAAACGCTGGTGGCAGATATTCCCACGAGTATTAATAATTACCAGCCACAAAACTTTAATAATGAATACAGTGGCGCAGTAGCTGCAGATGTTGCTTTAGCTCGATCGCTTAATGTTCCTGCTGTGCGTTTGCTACGACAATACGGTCTCGATAAATTCTATGGTAATCTTAAGGAAATGAACCTAGGCGGAATTAATAAACCGGCTTCTCATTATGGACTGGCTATGATACTAGGCGGAGCAGAGAGTAGCCTGTTTGAGTTGACAAAAACCTATGCAGGAATGGCAAACACACTGCATACATTTAATAAGTCCAGTAGTAAGTACTCAGCGTCTTCATTTGAGGAGTATACGTTGCGCAAACTTTGTGCTACCTGTGATAAGAAAGAGGAGAATTTACACAGTGAGCCAAGTGTCTTTTCTGCAGGAGCAATATATAATACGTTAGAAACTTTACGTACGGTAAATAGGCCTAATGGGGAGGAGAACTGGCAGTTTTATGAAGATGCGCAGCCCATAGCTTGGAAAACTGGAACAAGTTTTGGTTTCAAAGATGCATGGGCAGTTGGGGTTACACCTCAGTATGCCATAGGTGTTTGGGTAGGAAATGCAGATGGAGAAGGAAGACCAGGCATCACGGGTATTCAAGCAGCGGCTCCATTGTTTTTTGATATACTTCGTAGCTTACCCATGAGCGGTAATTGGTTTGACACGCCTTATGATGCTCTTGCCGAAATAAACGTATGCACAAAAAGCGGAATGAAAGCGAGCGTCTATTGCCCGCTTACAGAAAGTATTCTGGCTCCTGTTGCTGGAGAACATAGTGCTGCCTGTCCATATCATAAACAGGTATATGTAGATTATAGTGAGACCTATCGCGTTAATTCTGATTGTTATGAACTAGATAAAATGAAGTCTAAAAATTACTTTGCGTTACCGGCCTCGTTAGCTTTTTATTATTCAGGAAAGCATCCAGATTACAAAGAGTTACCAACTTACCTCCCCAATTGCGGATTCTCAGGAGAGCAACCCATGGTTTTTATATATCCCAAAAATAATGAAGGCGTTATTTTACCTAAAAATTTTGATTCGGAAATAAATGATGTGGTGCTTAAAGTAGCTCATCGCAATCCAGAGACGAAGCTCTTCTGGTATTTAGACAATAACTTTATAGGCAGTACAGAAGTTTTTCATGAACTAGCCATTGCACCAGAAGTAGGAACCTATGTGCTAACCGTAGTAGATGCTCAGGGTAATGAACTCAAGAAGCAAATTGAGGTTTCTAGAGGGTAA
- a CDS encoding YciI family protein, with the protein MKITFTFLALVLLLSCQSKVETNTSAISAPPSKAKQIADLKANGYEIFNYYDDDIQDTVIMQKYFLAFLNTGPNRSQDEEEATKIQKGHRAHLGRMYELGYADISGPLEDSLGVTQGITIYNVPNLATADSLVRLDPAVQSGRLVVDIKPLWAGKGFALR; encoded by the coding sequence ATGAAAATTACATTCACTTTCTTAGCACTCGTACTACTATTAAGTTGTCAATCTAAGGTTGAGACAAACACCAGCGCTATCAGCGCCCCACCTAGTAAAGCGAAACAAATTGCAGATCTCAAAGCCAATGGATATGAGATATTCAATTACTACGATGATGATATTCAGGACACGGTAATTATGCAAAAGTATTTTTTAGCTTTCCTCAATACAGGACCTAATAGATCACAGGATGAGGAAGAAGCTACAAAGATTCAGAAAGGACACCGCGCACATCTAGGTCGTATGTACGAGTTAGGCTATGCGGATATATCTGGACCTCTAGAAGATAGCTTAGGGGTGACCCAAGGAATTACAATTTACAATGTCCCAAACCTTGCTACAGCAGATAGTCTAGTACGCTTAGATCCCGCAGTACAAAGTGGCCGACTAGTGGTAGATATAAAACCGCTTTGGGCTGGAAAAGGCTTTGCTTTGAGATAA
- a CDS encoding VOC family protein: MPTTFNHITVPSQDLKAAIAFYTGIGMGLIEHEPQHHAHFENKEHEVIFTAYYNPKLPEQPVTVYFETDGIEVFELRFRESVLIPTIYRDWGGKDLTLQDPDGNNVVLYQKDTPTTVTPWQK; this comes from the coding sequence GTGCCTACTACGTTTAACCACATCACCGTCCCCTCCCAAGACCTTAAAGCGGCGATTGCGTTTTATACAGGCATTGGTATGGGACTTATTGAGCACGAGCCTCAGCATCACGCACATTTTGAAAACAAGGAGCACGAAGTCATTTTTACAGCTTATTATAATCCCAAACTTCCAGAACAACCCGTAACCGTTTACTTTGAAACAGACGGTATTGAGGTGTTTGAATTACGCTTTCGCGAAAGCGTACTCATCCCCACCATATACAGAGACTGGGGTGGAAAGGACTTAACACTACAAGATCCCGATGGTAATAATGTAGTGCTTTACCAAAAGGACACTCCTACGACCGTAACTCCCTGGCAAAAATAA
- a CDS encoding VOC family protein, which translates to MNLNQITVPSLDLETSIAFYEQLGLRLIVKALPHYARFECTEGNATFSIHLVDELPAGAGVTVYFETERLDQEVSRLQGKNVTFDLLPTDQSWLWREARLKDPDGNQIILYYAGDNRKNPPWRIN; encoded by the coding sequence ATGAACCTCAACCAAATCACCGTACCGTCACTAGATCTTGAAACTTCCATTGCTTTTTATGAGCAACTAGGATTGCGTCTCATTGTAAAAGCCTTGCCACATTATGCACGCTTTGAGTGCACAGAGGGAAATGCTACGTTTTCTATACATCTTGTAGATGAGCTACCTGCAGGTGCTGGAGTAACGGTATATTTTGAAACAGAGCGTTTAGACCAAGAAGTGTCACGATTACAAGGGAAGAATGTTACTTTTGACCTATTGCCCACAGACCAGTCGTGGTTGTGGCGAGAGGCAAGACTTAAGGATCCAGATGGAAATCAAATTATTCTTTACTACGCTGGTGATAATCGCAAAAATCCGCCGTGGCGCATTAACTAA
- a CDS encoding CYTH domain-containing protein, translating into MLEIERKFLVTSAAYKEVAQKATRITQGYLSTDPERTVRVRIKGEKGFLTIKGKSNDSGTTRVEVEEEIAVDKAQTLLSLCLPGVIDKTRYEYTAGNHTWEIDEFYGENEGLTIAEIELNSEEENFTTPEWIGQEVTGDNKYYNSQLSKNPFKNW; encoded by the coding sequence ATGTTAGAAATAGAACGAAAATTCCTAGTAACCTCAGCGGCTTATAAAGAAGTTGCTCAAAAGGCAACTCGCATTACTCAAGGATATCTAAGCACAGATCCTGAGCGAACTGTAAGAGTGCGAATTAAAGGCGAGAAAGGCTTTCTTACGATTAAAGGAAAATCAAACGATAGCGGTACTACCCGTGTAGAAGTAGAAGAAGAAATCGCAGTAGACAAGGCGCAAACACTTCTATCACTGTGTCTTCCCGGAGTTATAGATAAGACACGTTACGAGTATACTGCAGGTAATCACACTTGGGAAATAGACGAATTTTATGGAGAAAACGAAGGACTAACCATCGCCGAAATCGAACTTAACTCTGAAGAAGAAAATTTTACAACACCAGAATGGATAGGTCAAGAAGTGACAGGAGATAACAAATATTACAACTCGCAGCTATCTAAGAATCCTTTTAAAAATTGGTAA
- a CDS encoding NAD(P)H-binding protein → MSKTAIILGATGLTGGLLTELLIKDPAFSKVKIFTRRPTSFTHEKVEEIICDLLDTSTFKEQFTGDVVFCCIGTTKAQTPDRDKYRAIDYGIPIETAQLAKQHGITSYMVISSAGTSAKSPFFYVRTKGEMERDLSKVGIENTYILKPAFINGRPDDARKGEKTLKMMMAVMDFFMVGPLKKWKSTQAKDIARAMAQLAKQTVTHTDITNIEIKELSSAYYV, encoded by the coding sequence ATGTCTAAAACAGCAATCATACTCGGCGCCACAGGTCTTACTGGCGGACTTTTAACAGAGTTACTCATAAAAGACCCAGCATTTTCTAAAGTGAAAATCTTTACAAGGCGGCCCACCTCTTTTACACACGAGAAAGTGGAAGAGATTATTTGTGATTTATTAGACACAAGCACCTTCAAGGAGCAATTTACAGGTGATGTTGTTTTTTGCTGCATAGGCACAACGAAAGCCCAAACGCCAGATAGAGATAAGTATCGCGCTATAGACTACGGCATCCCGATTGAAACGGCACAACTAGCAAAGCAACACGGGATAACAAGTTATATGGTCATTTCTTCGGCGGGAACTTCGGCTAAGAGTCCGTTTTTCTATGTTCGTACAAAAGGTGAGATGGAGCGCGACTTGAGTAAGGTAGGAATTGAGAACACGTACATTCTTAAACCTGCTTTTATAAATGGTCGCCCAGATGACGCTCGCAAAGGCGAGAAAACTCTCAAAATGATGATGGCCGTTATGGACTTCTTTATGGTGGGACCGCTCAAAAAGTGGAAGTCTACACAAGCAAAAGATATTGCTAGAGCTATGGCACAACTTGCAAAACAAACAGTAACCCACACAGACATCACAAATATTGAGATTAAAGAATTAAGCAGTGCCTACTACGTTTAA
- a CDS encoding antibiotic biosynthesis monooxygenase family protein encodes MQAPYYAVIFTSTRTSSTRGYKQAADLMEELAATMPGFLGVEGARNDSDHLGITVSYWKTLKDIAHWKAQAEHQGAQRMGKSDWYDNYTVRICKVEREYSFNKS; translated from the coding sequence ATGCAAGCACCTTACTACGCTGTAATTTTTACATCTACACGAACCAGTAGCACGAGAGGTTACAAACAAGCCGCAGATCTTATGGAGGAGCTGGCGGCAACAATGCCTGGTTTTCTAGGAGTAGAGGGCGCTAGAAATGATAGCGACCATCTCGGGATTACTGTTTCTTACTGGAAAACATTAAAGGATATCGCTCACTGGAAAGCACAAGCGGAGCATCAAGGTGCCCAGCGCATGGGTAAATCAGACTGGTACGATAATTATACGGTCAGGATTTGTAAAGTAGAGCGAGAGTACTCTTTTAATAAAAGTTAA
- a CDS encoding alpha-2-macroglobulin family protein, protein MLKNHLLTVITLFLFAISCDKTPAPTDNLFKYKDYISYTTEGRQSVKNPIRVELAKALSQFELDQELPDNILKISPSVAGKLSIRNQRLLEFVPSEPLAPNTEYEVTVLLDKLYDDLEKGMDEFHFSFKTITPDFKVNLRALQSYSKEYNYLEGQIEGSDDIAFAKAQQLIHATQNGNALSIKWFSQDAYARFHSFRIDSISRAEEDSKIEISWNGKAIGAKETKGVNTVEIPGRNNFKIIGIDQTRGANASLAINFSDPIQDKQNFAGLVTIQQGGNLRFEVNGNVLTVYPETKIVGNALVEVFEGIKSTDGYRLKEQFQESISFEQVKPAVRAITNGVILPNSASTPFYFEAVSLSHVDVRIIKIFENNVLQFLQDGQLNDVSTYNLKRVGRRIAKKTIQIANKEYLDNGQWKAHGIDLSTVFKADPGALYRIEISYKPAYAIFECTDDTSTAVDDDSYDDYYYEEDYYNNSNTEAESADEDTREEQYWDNRIYRWRKQVYNWEQEDNPCHPAYYQEGRFINSNLLGSDLGIIVKKGKDNSYLFAAADIITTTPEANTKITLYNYQKQAIAKVTTDATGIANVTPDGHAVFAVAVKDNNYAYLKLEDGHSLSMSKFDISGNQLEKGLKGFTYLERGVHRPGDTIHLTFTLDDKVNPLPEDHPVKLEVTDPRGKLMYRKVLAGNTDAQSLNNFYHFPVPTTQTAPTGNYNATISVGGATFYKSLKVETIKPNRLKVNLEFKDEILDASGSIEGTATVKWLHGAPARNLKIVSDATIRSSNSGFKKFPKYNFYDPIRRFDEVEINVLDGKLDNEGSTKINKKLELSKRAPGMLKATFVTKGYEGGGDFSLDVVSKDVSPFEHFVGLRSPESRAYGSYYTDENTTFDLATTDAQGNPARNRKLEVKVFKMEWRWWWNRNNDNYSSYETGTVHTPVQNFTVTSGANGKTSFNVNISEKESGRYLIRILDPESGHATGRIAYFYRNWSGLQSDPESAKMLVFSADKEKYNVGEKAIIKFPSSSAGRALVSIENGTSVLETYWVDAVKGETEVRIPVTSEMAPNVYVNIALLQPHEQSANDLPIRLYGVIPLLVEDVNTVLQPQISMPDVLKPEENYTIKVSEKNSKAMTYTIAVVDDGLLDLTRFQTPEIHKHFYSREALGVKSFDMYDYVIGAYSGSVDNIYAIGGGDAGSAAKNRKAERFKPVVTFLGPFALSENETKSHTIKMPNYVGSVRAMVIAGDATKSAYGKSDKTVAVRKPLMVLGSLPRKLSPGEHVTLPVTVFAMESKIKQAKITIKTSEAFKASNGNVKTVNFTQVGEKIVPFEFDMQAATGVQTVQIIVEGHGERATYEVEIDVENPNPITQQVTDYELDPSSNLTIDYETYGVAGTNESALEFSTLPPMDFTKRMQYLIRYPHGCVEQTTSGVFPQLFLSDIFDLTYEQKAESQEHIKNGIIRLGRFQNADGGLGYWQGESQADLWGTTYAGHFMIEAQKKGYALPLTFMNNWLRFQKKEAREWRSGQQSYNATLVQAYGLYTLALAGQPDLAAMNRLRENTNLSNEATWRLAGAYALAGQDKVAGQLAARANIDFTPKKYDYHTYGSVYRNRAMALETMVLLNDSKQKELAISIAKTLASDRWLSTQETSYALLAMAKMVVKNGGKAMQFSYIKDGKEYSVDTQQAIALRDIKTQDGTNKIVIKNAKNSTVFIRLVQSGKLPLGKELVDQKKLQVKTTFYNLAGEVMSINNLQQGEEFTAKITVSNNSRDYVDNIALTQIFPSGWEIVNTRFTDAQGGTEGSARYTDIRDDRVNFYFDMSKASTKTFTVRLNASYLGRYYLPGTQVEAMYDANYYARNKGNWVLIEK, encoded by the coding sequence ATGCTTAAAAACCATCTGCTCACCGTCATTACCTTGTTCTTATTTGCCATTTCTTGCGATAAAACTCCAGCACCTACAGATAATTTATTTAAGTACAAGGATTACATCTCGTACACTACAGAAGGTAGGCAGTCTGTAAAGAACCCTATACGAGTAGAGCTAGCAAAAGCGCTCTCACAGTTTGAGTTGGATCAAGAATTACCGGATAATATACTTAAGATAAGCCCTAGTGTTGCAGGTAAATTAAGCATACGTAACCAGCGATTGCTAGAGTTTGTGCCTAGTGAACCACTGGCACCAAATACCGAGTACGAGGTGACTGTATTGTTAGATAAACTCTATGATGATCTAGAAAAAGGGATGGATGAATTTCACTTTTCTTTTAAGACCATCACGCCAGATTTTAAAGTGAACCTGCGTGCATTACAATCATATAGTAAAGAATATAACTATCTAGAAGGACAGATAGAGGGGAGTGATGATATCGCTTTCGCGAAAGCGCAACAACTCATACATGCTACACAAAATGGAAACGCATTATCTATCAAATGGTTTAGCCAAGATGCTTATGCTAGATTTCATTCCTTTAGAATAGACAGTATCTCAAGAGCTGAAGAGGACTCGAAAATTGAAATATCGTGGAATGGTAAAGCGATAGGAGCAAAAGAAACTAAAGGAGTAAATACCGTAGAAATCCCAGGTCGTAATAACTTTAAAATTATAGGGATCGATCAAACTAGAGGAGCAAATGCGTCACTGGCAATTAACTTTTCTGACCCTATACAAGACAAGCAAAACTTTGCCGGACTGGTAACTATCCAGCAAGGTGGTAATCTTCGTTTTGAGGTAAATGGTAATGTACTTACCGTATATCCAGAGACTAAAATTGTAGGAAATGCACTGGTTGAGGTTTTTGAAGGTATTAAAAGCACAGATGGATATAGGCTTAAAGAGCAGTTTCAAGAATCAATAAGTTTTGAGCAGGTAAAACCTGCTGTGCGCGCTATAACTAACGGGGTGATTTTACCTAATTCAGCAAGTACTCCTTTTTATTTTGAAGCCGTAAGCTTGAGTCACGTAGATGTAAGGATCATCAAGATTTTTGAAAACAATGTGTTACAGTTTTTACAAGATGGACAACTCAATGATGTAAGTACCTATAACTTAAAAAGAGTAGGTCGCAGGATAGCAAAGAAAACCATACAAATAGCAAATAAAGAATACCTAGATAATGGGCAGTGGAAAGCTCATGGTATTGATCTCTCTACGGTATTTAAGGCAGATCCTGGAGCACTATATCGTATAGAGATAAGTTATAAGCCAGCATACGCAATCTTTGAATGTACAGATGATACATCTACCGCTGTAGATGATGATAGCTATGATGATTATTACTATGAAGAAGATTATTATAACAACTCAAACACAGAAGCAGAAAGTGCAGATGAAGACACAAGAGAGGAGCAATACTGGGATAACCGTATTTATAGATGGCGTAAGCAAGTATATAACTGGGAGCAAGAAGATAATCCTTGCCACCCTGCTTATTATCAAGAAGGGAGGTTTATAAATAGTAATTTATTAGGATCAGATTTAGGAATCATTGTAAAGAAAGGAAAAGACAATTCTTACCTCTTTGCAGCGGCAGATATTATTACAACTACCCCAGAAGCAAATACAAAAATCACACTTTATAATTATCAAAAGCAAGCAATAGCAAAGGTGACTACAGATGCGACGGGTATTGCAAATGTAACTCCTGATGGTCATGCAGTTTTTGCCGTAGCAGTAAAGGATAATAATTATGCATATTTAAAACTAGAAGATGGGCATAGTTTGTCTATGAGTAAGTTTGATATTTCTGGAAACCAACTAGAAAAAGGACTAAAAGGATTTACGTATTTAGAACGCGGTGTGCATCGTCCTGGAGATACCATACATCTTACATTTACACTAGACGATAAAGTAAATCCGCTACCTGAGGATCATCCAGTAAAACTGGAAGTTACAGATCCTAGAGGGAAGTTAATGTACAGAAAAGTACTCGCTGGAAATACAGATGCACAGTCCTTAAATAATTTTTATCATTTCCCTGTACCAACAACACAAACGGCTCCTACCGGAAATTATAATGCAACCATCTCTGTAGGTGGAGCAACATTTTATAAGTCTCTTAAAGTAGAAACTATAAAGCCTAACCGGCTCAAGGTTAATTTAGAATTTAAGGATGAAATACTAGATGCCAGTGGTAGTATAGAAGGTACTGCAACCGTAAAATGGCTCCACGGAGCACCAGCACGCAATCTCAAAATTGTAAGTGACGCTACCATCCGCAGTTCAAATAGCGGTTTCAAGAAGTTTCCTAAATATAATTTTTATGATCCTATCCGTCGTTTTGATGAGGTAGAAATTAATGTGCTAGACGGTAAACTAGACAATGAGGGAAGTACTAAAATCAATAAGAAACTAGAACTCAGTAAGCGCGCTCCAGGAATGCTTAAAGCTACGTTTGTAACAAAGGGCTATGAAGGTGGTGGTGATTTTTCACTAGATGTCGTTAGTAAAGATGTGTCGCCTTTTGAGCATTTTGTGGGCTTACGTTCACCAGAAAGTAGAGCCTATGGCAGCTACTATACAGATGAGAATACAACATTTGATCTTGCGACAACAGATGCACAAGGAAATCCAGCGCGCAATCGGAAGCTAGAAGTAAAAGTCTTTAAAATGGAATGGCGCTGGTGGTGGAACCGTAATAACGATAATTACTCAAGCTATGAGACAGGCACTGTGCACACGCCCGTGCAGAACTTCACAGTTACTTCTGGAGCAAATGGAAAAACGAGTTTTAATGTGAACATTTCAGAAAAAGAAAGCGGTCGTTATCTCATTAGAATTTTAGACCCAGAGAGTGGTCACGCCACGGGACGCATAGCATATTTCTATAGAAACTGGAGTGGTTTACAAAGTGATCCAGAGAGTGCAAAGATGCTCGTGTTTTCTGCAGATAAAGAGAAGTATAATGTGGGAGAAAAAGCCATTATTAAATTCCCGTCATCGTCTGCAGGAAGAGCGCTTGTAAGTATTGAAAATGGTACGAGCGTACTAGAAACATACTGGGTAGATGCGGTTAAAGGAGAAACGGAAGTACGTATTCCTGTTACCTCAGAGATGGCGCCTAATGTGTATGTAAACATTGCTTTATTGCAACCTCATGAACAGTCGGCAAATGATTTGCCTATCAGGTTATACGGTGTGATTCCGTTGCTTGTGGAGGATGTTAATACGGTGTTACAACCACAAATATCCATGCCAGATGTTCTTAAACCAGAGGAGAATTATACGATAAAGGTAAGTGAGAAAAATAGCAAAGCAATGACTTATACCATTGCTGTGGTAGATGACGGTTTGCTGGATCTTACGAGATTTCAAACGCCAGAAATTCACAAGCATTTTTATAGTAGGGAAGCGCTCGGAGTAAAGTCGTTTGACATGTATGATTATGTAATCGGTGCATACTCGGGTAGTGTAGATAATATTTATGCAATAGGTGGAGGTGATGCAGGAAGTGCTGCCAAAAACCGAAAAGCAGAACGTTTTAAACCCGTTGTTACCTTTTTAGGTCCTTTTGCTTTAAGCGAAAATGAAACGAAATCACATACTATAAAAATGCCAAATTATGTAGGCTCTGTACGTGCGATGGTGATTGCTGGAGATGCCACAAAAAGCGCCTACGGTAAATCGGACAAAACGGTGGCTGTGCGTAAACCATTGATGGTGCTAGGTTCGCTTCCGCGAAAATTATCTCCGGGAGAGCACGTGACTTTACCCGTTACCGTGTTTGCCATGGAAAGTAAAATCAAGCAGGCTAAGATTACGATAAAAACTTCTGAAGCTTTTAAAGCGTCTAACGGGAATGTGAAAACGGTAAATTTCACGCAAGTGGGAGAAAAAATAGTGCCGTTTGAGTTTGATATGCAAGCCGCAACAGGAGTGCAAACCGTACAGATTATTGTAGAAGGTCACGGAGAGCGTGCAACCTATGAAGTAGAAATCGACGTAGAAAATCCAAATCCTATCACGCAACAAGTAACCGATTACGAATTAGACCCTAGCAGTAATCTTACTATTGATTATGAGACGTATGGTGTAGCAGGAACAAATGAAAGCGCTTTAGAGTTTTCGACATTACCACCTATGGATTTTACAAAGCGTATGCAATATCTGATACGCTATCCACACGGTTGTGTAGAGCAAACTACGTCTGGCGTATTTCCGCAATTATTCTTGAGTGATATTTTTGATCTGACTTATGAGCAAAAAGCCGAGTCACAAGAACATATCAAAAACGGAATTATCCGTTTAGGAAGATTCCAGAACGCAGATGGAGGTCTTGGTTACTGGCAAGGAGAATCTCAAGCAGATCTATGGGGAACCACCTATGCTGGACACTTTATGATAGAAGCCCAGAAAAAGGGATATGCATTACCGCTCACTTTTATGAATAACTGGTTACGTTTTCAGAAAAAGGAGGCTCGTGAGTGGAGATCTGGACAACAAAGTTATAATGCAACGCTAGTACAAGCATATGGCTTATACACGCTCGCACTTGCGGGACAACCCGACCTTGCAGCGATGAACCGTCTTCGTGAGAATACAAATTTAAGTAATGAAGCAACCTGGAGGCTTGCGGGAGCTTATGCACTAGCAGGTCAAGACAAAGTAGCTGGCCAACTTGCCGCTAGGGCAAATATTGATTTTACTCCTAAAAAGTATGACTACCATACCTATGGCTCGGTATATCGCAACAGAGCAATGGCGCTTGAGACGATGGTGCTTCTTAATGATAGCAAGCAAAAAGAGCTTGCTATCAGTATAGCCAAAACGCTAGCTTCAGACAGGTGGTTAAGTACTCAAGAAACCAGTTATGCACTGCTGGCTATGGCAAAAATGGTTGTAAAGAACGGAGGTAAAGCAATGCAGTTCTCTTATATAAAAGATGGAAAAGAGTATAGTGTAGATACACAACAAGCTATCGCTCTACGTGACATAAAAACGCAGGACGGAACAAATAAAATCGTTATAAAAAATGCTAAAAATAGTACCGTGTTCATACGCCTTGTTCAAAGTGGTAAGTTACCATTAGGCAAAGAGCTTGTAGATCAAAAAAAACTACAGGTTAAAACAACCTTTTATAACCTCGCAGGTGAAGTGATGTCTATCAATAATCTCCAGCAAGGAGAAGAGTTTACAGCAAAAATTACAGTAAGTAATAACAGTCGCGACTATGTAGATAATATTGCGCTCACACAAATCTTTCCAAGCGGGTGGGAAATTGTAAACACACGCTTTACAGATGCACAAGGCGGTACAGAAGGCAGCGCACGCTACACAGACATAAGAGATGATAGAGTCAACTTTTATTTTGATATGAGTAAAGCCAGCACAAAAACGTTTACAGTACGTCTCAATGCAAGTTACTTAGGTAGGTATTACTTGCCGGGCACTCAGGTAGAAGCAATGTATGATGCAAATTATTATGCAAGAAACAAAGGTAATTGGGTATTGATTGAGAAGTAG